From Halotia branconii CENA392, the proteins below share one genomic window:
- a CDS encoding class I adenylate-forming enzyme family protein, whose amino-acid sequence MRSFLNIEAVMLKKRLLEVVKSYPNKTAIAYDNVKISYQELYAKIQHLSHYLSKTGITQGDCIALVLPNIPEFAIAFYAIAKINAIALPINPLLKEEELSYYIIDSKARAIITNSDGADISRKIISKLDKKIELIVIDDMKLSYPVNNSIIPESASNFSGDVLYQYSSGSTGRPKRVCRSQNNLYHEVINFTQTTNISSADNILCLVPLYHAHGLGNCLLAALSNGATLAVLEQVTNQGKAIEVPFVFRRARVLELIEKEQITILPAVPYIFNTLAETPNDTQVDISSLKLCFSAGNFLAKEIFDKFLQRFDIPVRQLYGCTEAGSIAINLDADLTSTYNSVGEPLKNIEIKIIDDAGKELPIGTTGEIVIKSPALTKGYCNQPKLNQQVFQNGRFFTGDLGIKDELGRVYITGRKQIFIDTGGHKVDPLEIEKILITHNQVKEAVVVGIKGSYAGEIIKAVIVTQNQDICDEKEIVSYCKDKLADFKVPKVIEFRNEIPKSPLGKVLRKNLIDNLSDKITS is encoded by the coding sequence GTGCGATCATTTTTAAATATTGAGGCAGTGATGTTAAAAAAAAGACTTTTAGAAGTTGTTAAAAGCTACCCTAATAAAACAGCGATCGCTTACGATAACGTCAAGATTAGCTATCAAGAACTGTATGCTAAAATTCAACATTTAAGTCACTACTTAAGCAAGACTGGTATTACCCAAGGTGATTGTATAGCCTTAGTTTTACCCAACATTCCAGAGTTTGCGATCGCCTTTTATGCCATTGCGAAAATAAATGCTATAGCTTTGCCAATCAACCCTTTGCTCAAAGAAGAAGAACTCAGTTACTACATCATTGATAGCAAAGCTCGTGCCATAATCACCAATAGTGATGGCGCAGATATTAGTCGTAAAATTATCTCTAAATTAGATAAAAAAATAGAATTAATTGTTATTGATGACATGAAACTGAGTTATCCAGTAAATAACTCAATAATTCCAGAAAGCGCCTCTAATTTTAGCGGTGATGTGCTTTATCAATATTCTTCTGGTTCTACGGGTAGACCAAAAAGAGTATGTAGAAGCCAAAATAATTTATATCACGAAGTCATCAACTTTACTCAAACCACTAATATCTCATCCGCAGATAACATTTTATGTTTAGTGCCACTGTATCACGCACATGGATTAGGTAATTGCTTATTAGCTGCTTTAAGTAATGGTGCGACTTTGGCAGTTTTAGAGCAAGTTACTAATCAAGGCAAAGCCATTGAAGTACCGTTTGTATTTAGACGCGCACGAGTATTAGAACTAATAGAAAAAGAGCAAATTACTATTTTACCTGCTGTTCCCTATATTTTTAACACTCTCGCAGAAACACCAAATGATACGCAAGTTGATATCTCATCCCTGAAATTATGCTTTTCTGCGGGTAACTTTTTAGCAAAAGAGATTTTTGATAAATTCCTGCAAAGATTTGATATTCCGGTGCGACAACTTTATGGCTGTACAGAAGCAGGTTCTATTGCTATTAATCTCGATGCTGATTTAACCAGCACTTATAATTCTGTAGGCGAACCTTTAAAAAACATTGAGATTAAAATTATTGATGATGCGGGGAAAGAATTACCAATTGGTACTACTGGCGAGATAGTTATCAAAAGTCCAGCATTAACAAAAGGATATTGTAATCAACCAAAACTCAATCAACAGGTATTTCAAAATGGTAGATTTTTCACTGGTGATTTAGGCATAAAAGATGAATTGGGACGGGTTTATATTACTGGTAGAAAACAAATCTTTATTGATACAGGCGGACATAAAGTCGATCCGCTAGAAATCGAAAAAATATTGATAACCCACAATCAGGTTAAGGAAGCTGTAGTGGTTGGGATCAAAGGCTCTTATGCAGGAGAAATTATCAAAGCAGTTATTGTTACTCAAAACCAAGATATTTGTGATGAGAAAGAGATTGTATCTTACTGCAAAGACAAGTTAGCTGATTTTAAAGTACCGAAAGTTATCGAATTTCGCAATGAAATACCTAAAAGTCCACTTGGTAAGGTTTTAAGAAAGAACTTAATTGATAATTTATCTGATAAAATAACATCATGA
- a CDS encoding patatin-like phospholipase family protein, with protein sequence MVNQIVEQSVLTFNGQKDYIDFGRNDVGGVFAEGSSAFTISGWVNPHQLTNQATTYGTRNVFFARSSDRYSDNFEFGISEAGNLDIYIDETVSKYVKTFGNRELTIGQWHFFAIIFNQGQVTVYLDGHEYGESFTGTSLNKATSSVTLGATLHNHIYFTGQLAHISIWNYPCTQEQIQNQRSGLIVGDEPGLIAYWKLDEGEGKTVKSQTSNSYQGTVRGNPSWDLTQIPFVEQSSNEGEIISETATNFQEDVAFLTTTTVLANEESETIPKEETKTDQTKVPINTQLAQTLIQEESSETMNNTSQPKYKILAIDGGGIRGIIPALLLAEIERRTQKPISSLFDLIAGTSSGGILALGLTKPRLNTEVSDNLSPAEYTAEDLFQLFLEYGAEIFYEPLFEKILGPLEDFFLPKYSSESREEILKQYFGNSPLENNLKEVFVTSYDIEHRIPILFTNKSAKQNIESKNFRNFCGGFSLLDAALATSATPTYFAPHRIVNAHNNDSVYTLIDGGVIANNPAHLAILEAQISNRQQANRVINTEDIVIVSLGTGSLTSAFHYSKVKNWGLLQWGRPLLNIVFDGGSEVVAGELERLFAPNNEEKSSYYRFQTFLDGDLEELDNTKLNNTRQLQATAHRMIAENGQKIDELCSVLLS encoded by the coding sequence GTGGTAAATCAAATAGTTGAGCAATCAGTTTTAACATTTAATGGTCAAAAGGATTATATAGATTTTGGCAGAAATGATGTTGGTGGCGTTTTCGCTGAGGGAAGTTCGGCTTTTACCATTTCAGGATGGGTTAATCCTCATCAATTAACAAATCAAGCCACTACATACGGAACACGCAATGTATTTTTTGCGCGTTCTTCCGATCGATACAGCGATAATTTTGAATTTGGTATTAGTGAAGCAGGTAATTTAGATATTTACATTGATGAGACTGTTAGTAAATATGTCAAAACATTTGGTAATCGAGAATTAACTATAGGACAATGGCACTTTTTTGCCATCATTTTCAATCAAGGCCAAGTAACTGTATATCTTGATGGTCATGAATACGGTGAATCTTTTACGGGTACTTCTTTAAATAAAGCAACAAGTTCTGTAACTTTGGGAGCGACTTTACATAATCACATATATTTTACAGGTCAATTAGCTCACATTAGCATCTGGAATTATCCTTGTACCCAAGAACAAATACAGAATCAACGTTCTGGGTTAATAGTCGGTGATGAACCAGGATTAATAGCTTACTGGAAATTAGATGAAGGCGAAGGAAAAACCGTCAAAAGCCAAACTAGTAACTCTTATCAAGGGACTGTGCGTGGTAATCCAAGTTGGGATTTAACACAAATTCCATTTGTAGAACAATCATCTAATGAAGGTGAAATTATCAGTGAAACTGCAACTAATTTTCAGGAAGATGTCGCATTTTTAACGACGACAACTGTATTAGCTAACGAAGAATCCGAGACTATCCCCAAAGAGGAAACTAAAACAGACCAAACTAAAGTTCCTATTAATACCCAATTAGCACAAACATTAATTCAGGAGGAATCCTCAGAAACTATGAACAATACATCTCAACCTAAATATAAAATACTGGCGATTGATGGAGGTGGTATTAGAGGTATTATTCCTGCACTCCTCTTAGCAGAAATTGAAAGACGGACACAAAAGCCTATATCTAGTTTATTTGATTTAATTGCGGGTACTTCTAGTGGCGGAATTTTGGCGTTGGGATTAACTAAACCCCGATTAAATACAGAGGTTTCTGATAATTTATCACCCGCTGAATATACAGCTGAGGATCTCTTCCAACTATTTCTTGAGTATGGCGCAGAAATATTCTATGAACCACTGTTTGAAAAAATACTTGGCCCCCTGGAAGATTTCTTTTTACCAAAATATTCTTCTGAGAGTCGAGAAGAAATTTTAAAACAATATTTTGGTAATAGCCCTCTAGAAAATAATCTTAAAGAAGTTTTTGTCACTAGTTACGATATAGAACACCGCATTCCGATATTGTTTACTAACAAATCAGCAAAGCAAAATATTGAATCCAAAAATTTCCGCAATTTTTGTGGAGGTTTTTCACTTTTAGATGCAGCCTTAGCCACCAGTGCTACTCCCACTTATTTTGCTCCCCATCGTATTGTCAATGCCCACAATAATGATAGCGTATATACTTTAATTGATGGTGGAGTTATTGCTAATAATCCAGCACATTTGGCTATTTTAGAAGCACAAATTAGTAATAGACAACAAGCAAATAGAGTTATCAATACAGAAGATATTGTAATAGTTTCTTTAGGTACAGGTTCGCTCACAAGTGCATTTCATTACAGCAAAGTTAAAAATTGGGGACTTTTACAATGGGGAAGACCACTTTTAAATATTGTGTTTGATGGCGGTAGTGAAGTGGTAGCTGGAGAATTAGAACGCTTGTTTGCACCTAATAATGAAGAAAAAAGTTCTTATTATCGGTTTCAAACATTCTTAGATGGGGATTTAGAAGAATTAGATAATACTAAATTAAATAATACCCGTCAGTTACAAGCTACAGCCCATCGGATGATTGCTGAAAATGGTCAAAAAATCGATGAGTTGTGTAGTGTTTTGTTAAGCTAA
- a CDS encoding non-ribosomal peptide synthetase, with protein sequence MQLDNHKQVLKVLNNKIFTYEEIEFAIRSSLTVDDCVVLNRQTKNLKCELIAYVVPLGLFAIEQLLSHLQKVLPSELIPVAFIPVSSIPITDTVQLDEATLVSLEVIDTDLITRLEKQLYLLPEIDSFAVVTEPVVIKIPPVHLEDLLDDHQVFTNENSQQNLSSIKPIQNIENQNLSYINKLAISHGEPLQYSPDAPKTLAKLLEKTAKNTNKGIIYIQHHDSEKIQSYQELWQDAQRILAGLRKLGLKPQDKIIFQLEDNQDFLCAFWGCVIGGFVPVAISVAKTYEQLNTITSKLQNTWQILGKPLVLTSDLLAPKIANLATLLNLENLQLATIEQLYECEADENLHQSQPEDLAILFLTSGSTGIPKCVMLNHHNLLSMTNGFVVMGNFSHQDSVLNWMPLDHVGALVSLSILAVNLGCQQIHVPTNLIVENPLKWLDLIDNHQATISWTPNFAFSLICDRASEIQQKHWNLSSMRFIINAGEPIVTKVARSFLKLLRPYSLPTTAIHPAFGMCETGSGITYSNSFSLESTSDDVSFVELGLPIAAASVRIVDEHEQIVTEGTIGRLQVKGASVTTGYYQNPQANQEAFTVDGWFNTGDLGFLQEGRLTITGRIKDVIIINGLNYYCHEIEAAIEELEAVEVSYTAACAVRQPGSNTDKLAIFFHTSVSGDRIINLLKEIRAKVVNKVGVNPDYLIPVDKEIIPKTAIGKIQRSQLSQRFKNSEFQSIIKQIDILFGNTNTTIPDWFYKKVWRQKPANILQPLPQDGLTVVFLDKLGLGEFICQQLQQQNLPYTCVSPGYDFTQISHHHFFLNPGNAEHYQRFFKAITSTKLKISQIIHFWNYQEYSGEINNLAALEKAQEYGIYSLLFIVQALEKVRNEQHFIQLLFVSNYTQSTQLTDKIAYEKSPVLGVLKTIPHEISWLNCRHIDLQLNLIEVNGNHILQELQIVSKEQEVAYRDRQRFVAGLEKVNLIDKPKQALPFKQGGMYVISGGLGGVAVEIAKYLIKFFDAKLLLLGRSLLPSTESNISASISDKIQAYQELKHLGTVVYEAVDICDLSATQQVVEKVKNIWGSQLDGVIHLAGTYHEQMLVDETPESFAAILRPKVLGAWVLHQVLKGQGVFISFSSLASFFGGATIAAYAAANNFLESFNQYQNSVAGLHSYCFAWTIWRDTGMNKGYQRQEIIRTQGYYDMSLQQGLYSFLAGLYHDQTGLIVGLDGSHAKIRRFTSQFQGLQKLTAYFTSKDSAVVSKLPDLTVCDRFGTIVNCDYVQLSQMPLTLSGEINRDLLAKGMADKKAITPPRNDTERQIAQTWQDVLGIPQIGIHDNFFELGGNSLLVFQVIARLREAFAVELSPNRFFASPTIAGLGESLEALLTVAKQWNEDIDDAENEYEVGVL encoded by the coding sequence ATGCAATTAGATAATCATAAACAGGTTTTAAAAGTTTTAAATAATAAAATTTTTACATACGAAGAAATAGAATTTGCTATTAGGTCGAGTTTGACTGTAGATGATTGTGTAGTATTAAATAGGCAAACAAAAAATTTAAAATGTGAGTTAATAGCTTATGTAGTTCCATTAGGCTTGTTTGCTATTGAACAATTGTTGTCTCACTTGCAAAAAGTTTTACCTAGCGAATTGATACCCGTAGCATTTATACCAGTTTCAAGTATACCTATTACTGATACAGTACAGTTAGATGAAGCAACTTTAGTTAGCTTAGAAGTTATTGATACTGATTTAATAACTCGCCTAGAAAAACAATTGTACTTGTTGCCAGAAATTGATAGTTTTGCAGTAGTTACTGAACCAGTGGTTATAAAGATTCCTCCTGTGCATTTGGAGGATTTACTGGACGATCATCAAGTATTCACAAATGAAAATAGCCAGCAAAATTTATCATCAATCAAACCTATTCAAAATATAGAAAACCAGAATTTATCCTATATCAACAAACTAGCCATTAGCCACGGAGAACCGCTACAATATTCCCCCGATGCTCCTAAAACTTTAGCAAAATTACTCGAAAAAACCGCTAAAAATACAAATAAAGGTATCATATATATTCAACATCATGACAGTGAGAAAATTCAGTCTTATCAAGAATTATGGCAGGATGCCCAACGAATTTTAGCTGGCTTGAGAAAGTTAGGACTCAAACCACAAGATAAAATAATTTTTCAACTAGAAGACAATCAAGATTTCCTATGTGCGTTTTGGGGTTGCGTGATTGGTGGCTTTGTTCCCGTTGCCATATCTGTAGCTAAAACCTACGAACAACTTAACACTATTACCAGCAAACTTCAGAATACTTGGCAGATATTGGGGAAACCCCTGGTACTAACTAGCGATCTTTTAGCACCCAAAATTGCTAATTTAGCAACGTTGTTAAATTTAGAAAACTTGCAACTAGCGACTATCGAACAGTTGTATGAGTGCGAAGCGGATGAAAACTTGCATCAGAGTCAACCAGAAGATTTAGCGATTTTGTTTTTAACTTCTGGCAGTACTGGTATACCCAAGTGTGTGATGTTGAATCATCACAACTTGTTGAGTATGACAAATGGCTTTGTAGTCATGGGTAATTTTTCCCATCAAGACAGTGTTTTAAACTGGATGCCTTTGGATCATGTTGGCGCGCTAGTCTCTCTCAGCATTTTGGCTGTTAATTTGGGTTGCCAACAAATTCATGTGCCTACTAATTTGATTGTAGAGAATCCCCTCAAGTGGTTAGATTTGATTGATAATCATCAAGCTACAATTAGTTGGACACCTAATTTTGCCTTTTCTTTAATCTGCGATCGCGCCAGTGAAATTCAGCAAAAGCACTGGAATTTATCGTCGATGCGTTTTATCATCAACGCTGGCGAACCCATTGTTACTAAAGTAGCTAGAAGTTTTTTAAAGTTGCTTCGTCCATACAGTTTACCAACCACCGCGATTCATCCAGCCTTTGGGATGTGCGAAACTGGTTCTGGTATTACCTACTCTAATAGTTTTTCTCTCGAATCTACATCAGATGACGTTTCATTTGTCGAATTGGGTTTGCCAATTGCGGCTGCTTCAGTGCGGATTGTTGACGAACATGAACAAATAGTGACAGAAGGCACTATTGGACGATTACAAGTAAAAGGTGCATCTGTTACTACTGGTTACTATCAAAATCCCCAAGCGAACCAAGAAGCTTTTACCGTTGATGGTTGGTTTAATACAGGTGATTTAGGATTTTTGCAAGAAGGGCGTTTAACTATTACGGGAAGAATCAAAGATGTCATTATTATTAATGGCTTAAACTACTATTGCCATGAAATCGAAGCTGCTATTGAGGAACTAGAAGCCGTAGAAGTTTCATATACAGCCGCTTGTGCAGTCAGACAACCAGGAAGCAATACCGATAAATTAGCGATATTTTTCCATACTTCTGTTAGTGGCGATCGCATCATAAATCTCCTCAAAGAAATTCGCGCCAAAGTTGTTAACAAAGTAGGCGTAAACCCAGATTATTTAATTCCCGTAGATAAAGAAATTATTCCGAAAACTGCCATTGGAAAAATTCAGCGATCGCAACTCAGCCAACGGTTTAAAAATAGTGAATTTCAATCAATTATTAAACAGATTGATATCTTGTTTGGTAACACCAATACTACTATTCCTGACTGGTTCTATAAAAAAGTCTGGCGACAAAAGCCAGCCAATATTTTGCAACCCTTACCTCAAGATGGTCTGACTGTAGTATTCCTCGACAAGCTAGGATTAGGTGAATTTATTTGTCAGCAATTACAACAGCAAAACCTACCATATACTTGTGTTTCACCCGGTTACGATTTTACTCAAATCAGTCATCATCACTTTTTTTTAAACCCTGGTAACGCTGAACATTATCAAAGATTTTTTAAAGCAATAACATCAACCAAACTAAAAATTAGCCAGATTATCCATTTCTGGAATTATCAAGAATATAGCGGAGAAATTAATAATCTAGCAGCTTTAGAAAAAGCTCAAGAGTACGGAATTTATAGTTTATTATTTATTGTTCAAGCCTTAGAAAAAGTTCGGAATGAACAACATTTCATTCAATTACTGTTTGTTTCTAACTATACGCAGTCTACGCAACTCACAGACAAAATAGCTTATGAAAAATCTCCTGTTCTCGGTGTCCTAAAAACTATTCCCCACGAAATCTCCTGGTTAAATTGTCGCCACATCGATTTGCAACTAAATTTAATTGAGGTCAACGGCAATCATATTCTACAAGAACTCCAGATTGTATCTAAAGAACAAGAGGTTGCTTACCGCGATAGACAGCGTTTTGTTGCAGGTTTAGAAAAAGTCAATTTAATAGACAAACCAAAACAAGCACTACCTTTTAAACAAGGTGGAATGTATGTAATTAGCGGTGGTCTTGGTGGGGTTGCGGTTGAAATTGCTAAATATCTGATCAAGTTTTTTGATGCTAAATTGCTCTTACTTGGTCGTTCTCTTTTACCAAGTACAGAGTCTAATATATCTGCATCAATATCAGACAAGATTCAAGCATATCAAGAATTAAAACACCTGGGAACGGTAGTTTATGAAGCAGTAGATATCTGCGATTTGTCAGCCACACAACAGGTAGTGGAAAAAGTCAAGAATATCTGGGGAAGTCAACTAGATGGCGTGATTCATCTGGCGGGAACTTACCACGAACAAATGCTAGTGGATGAAACACCAGAAAGTTTCGCTGCAATCTTACGTCCTAAAGTCTTAGGTGCTTGGGTGCTACATCAGGTGTTGAAAGGACAAGGTGTTTTTATTAGCTTTTCGTCTTTGGCGAGTTTCTTTGGTGGCGCGACAATTGCTGCTTATGCTGCGGCTAACAATTTTTTGGAAAGCTTTAATCAATATCAAAATTCTGTTGCTGGGTTACATAGCTATTGCTTTGCTTGGACAATTTGGCGTGATACCGGGATGAATAAGGGTTATCAGAGACAAGAAATTATCCGCACGCAAGGATATTATGATATGAGCCTGCAACAAGGCTTATATTCTTTCTTGGCTGGTTTATATCATGACCAAACAGGGCTGATAGTTGGTTTAGATGGCAGCCATGCTAAAATTCGGCGTTTTACTTCCCAGTTTCAAGGGTTACAGAAATTAACTGCCTATTTTACTTCCAAAGATAGTGCTGTTGTATCAAAGTTACCAGATTTGACGGTGTGCGATCGCTTCGGAACCATCGTTAACTGTGACTATGTGCAACTCTCACAAATGCCCCTCACTCTTAGCGGCGAAATTAATCGAGACTTATTAGCTAAGGGTATGGCTGATAAAAAAGCGATTACCCCACCTCGCAATGACACAGAAAGGCAGATAGCTCAAACTTGGCAAGATGTTTTAGGCATACCTCAAATCGGCATTCACGACAACTTCTTTGAACTGGGAGGAAATTCTTTGCTAGTCTTCCAAGTCATTGCGCGATTGCGCGAAGCTTTTGCTGTGGAATTATCGCCCAATCGTTTTTTTGCATCTCCGACTATCGCTGGTTTAGGAGAAAGCCTAGAAGCACTGCTAACTGTCGCCAAACAGTGGAATGAAGATATTGATGATGCAGAAAATGAATATGAGGTAGGGGTACTGTAA
- a CDS encoding acyl carrier protein — translation MKTIDLITEKTKNIVLNILPNINREDLTESSNLFSLGLDSVNAMTLVLKLQSNFGIRFAVNDINAENFQSIEMIVQLINAKQG, via the coding sequence ATGAAAACTATTGATTTAATTACAGAAAAAACTAAAAATATAGTTTTAAATATATTGCCAAATATTAATAGAGAAGATTTAACAGAATCTAGTAATCTCTTTAGCCTGGGTCTAGATTCTGTTAATGCTATGACACTAGTTTTAAAATTACAGAGTAATTTTGGTATTAGATTTGCAGTTAATGATATTAATGCAGAAAATTTCCAAAGTATAGAAATGATTGTGCAGTTAATAAATGCCAAGCAAGGCTGA